The following nucleotide sequence is from Mangifera indica cultivar Alphonso chromosome 1, CATAS_Mindica_2.1, whole genome shotgun sequence.
tatttttatcattattaatctTACAATTAATGTACACCATATCAAGTGTGAAaagtatatttgataaatttggaGGCCAAATTTGTCATTGAACTTTAGTAaacattacaataaataaagaataCTTTTGTCTTTTTAGTAACTGtacaatttcaattaatagaTTTTACAAATACAATTGGATGATAGATGGCAAAATAACTAAAACATATAAACTCAATCACTAAAGTAAAAGAGCTTGAATCACGTGGAAACAGAACTTGGATTAAAGCGttgtttaaaaagataaagaaaaagaaaacaaagtagAAGAATAACTTATGGTAGCTACTTAACAGTGATTTGATCGTTGCATTATATATGCTACATCTCACTCTATGGAAATTTAAGCACCACTCGAAATTTTGTGTGCAAACTAAAGTTCAagtaagtttaatattttttgaagattttaatttatttttaatggttcatttagcaattttattttatctattcttTCAGTTATAGTGCCTTAACATTAGTTCAAGTAATAGATAGATGTGTTGTTTAATTTTCAGGGGAAGAAAGCATGGCTGGATTTGCAGGCATTGCAACCGAGAAACTTACTGACGAGAACTATGAGAATTGGAAGGAATGTTTGAAGAGCTATTTTATAGCTAATGATCTTTGGGATGTTGTGAATGGAGTTGAATCTGAACAAAACTGCAAGGAGTGGGTTAGAAAAAATGCAATGGCATTACATGCAATCCAAATTTCATGTAAAGGAGATACAATGTCAAAGCTGAGGGGAAATGAAACCGCCAACTATTGGTGGAATGTTTTGGCTAAGAAAACAGGAATAAAATCACCAATTGAAAGTGCTGAGATCATGCAACTAGGTAATTCTCAATCttactataatttaattgaaaattttctgaatttagtttaattttctttattagatTCCattaagatatttttctttctcatttaaaatatttttctcaaacTTGCAAACGCACACTTTTGCATACTGTATTATGATCATTATGAGAGGTTATTATAACTAACTTATGTAAGAGAGCttaatttcaaatcaatctGCGATTATTGAAAACAATAGATTGTACACCCAATTTTGTGAAGAAAACACTATATTATATGTCTTATAGTATTATAATTTGCAGAAGAAAACAAGTGTAGCGACTTATTCAAGGATGTGGAAAGAGGTAATTGGGCACGTACAAGAACTTTCCTCGAAGAAAGTACTGACGCTATACGACAAAATATTACACTACTCGGTGAAAAAGTTCTTCATCTTGCGGTTATATCTAAACAAACAAAGATTCTGGAGAACTTGTTAGAATATTCAACAGAAGAAGACTTAGAAGTTAAAAATGAAATGGGCTACACAGCTTTCACTATAGCTGCCATCCACGGACTTAAAGATATGGTTGAGATTATgctaagaaaaaaaagtaatttggTTATCCTTAAGGATGGTGATGGCCTAATTCCAATTGTTAGGGCATCGTTTTATAGCTCCAGAGAGATGGTACGTTATCTTTACAGAAAGACTCCACCTTACGTGCTAAGTCCAGAAAATCCTGATAGGAGTGGTGCCACTCTTCTCAATTGCCTCATCTCCGATGAGCTTTATGGTGAGTTTCCTTGTAAATGTTCATTTTTAGGTCTATCAgtatatataaagtttataCGTTGaacattattcaaatttgattattatgtgCAGATGTGGCTTCACATCTGTTGGAAAAATACCCAGTATTGGCTTTTGTAGAAGATCTTTATAGAAACCGTGGAATCAGATTGTTGGCTCGTAAACGTTTTGGATTCCCAGGAGGAAACAGAGATAGTTTTTGGGAACAGTGGCTTTACTCATGTGAGTGATACTGCTTTAAACCTTTCTTAATTAATTCCCTTATTCAATAGTTTATTTACATGCTCTTAACTACTTTTGATGCAAGGTATAAGGGTAACTGTTCGTCCTTATGATGAACATTTTCAATCAAGTGATGAGGAAAGCAATGTTCAGTTAGGTATATCCCATATtcaataaggccaaaagactattcccAACCAAAGTTTAGGCCATTCCAAACTCCCACCCCGTTcagtttcaaaatttcaaatacctttatcagctattaaaattaataaaatctattagttttaatggtaaaatcgtcatttaaccaagaatataaaaaaaaaaatatctcatattcctccataaactctaaaaactaataatttctctccaaaccaagttttaaaaagtaatattttactCTACTAGGGTTtgcttttttctcttctcttcagcGATCAGAGCCGACCAACCTCCCATCTTTATTGGCAGTATGCCTCCCATCACACAGATTTATGCCTTTGGTCCATCAACTGATCAAAGGTTGATCGGATCATCAGTCAGATGTTTGGGTGACATAGTGTCAGAAGAGATGGGAGGTTGACAAGCTTTGGTTGccagagagaagagaaaaagccAAAACCTAGTAGGGGAAAAATCTCACTCTTTAAAGCGTGCcctagagagaaattgttaatttttagagtttaggggaggaatgagataaaattttattttatttttaatattttttgttaaatggcgttttacccttaaaactaatagattttgtcaattttaataattaataggtgagtttttaagtttttaaaacttaccagATAAGAGTTTAAgaatagactaaaccttaggtgggcaTAAGTTTTTAGCctcttcaataattataaacttTCAATTATAGCTTCACGTTTGTTTCATTCCTTCtaacagaaaagaaaagaaaaaaaaatccttttctATACAGAGCTGCTCAATAAATTACGAGGGCTTTTTTGGAACATATTGACATGGATTGGTAAGTACATGAAACTtggattttatcttttatctagTTGAAATTTAGGTattgaaacttaaaattttgtcttcGATACAGTTAAGTCTTCAGTTTACTTATAAGTTAAGATT
It contains:
- the LOC123195254 gene encoding ankyrin repeat-containing protein ITN1-like, with protein sequence MAGFAGIATEKLTDENYENWKECLKSYFIANDLWDVVNGVESEQNCKEWVRKNAMALHAIQISCKGDTMSKLRGNETANYWWNVLAKKTGIKSPIESAEIMQLEENKCSDLFKDVERGNWARTRTFLEESTDAIRQNITLLGEKVLHLAVISKQTKILENLLEYSTEEDLEVKNEMGYTAFTIAAIHGLKDMVEIMLRKKSNLVILKDGDGLIPIVRASFYSSREMVRYLYRKTPPYVLSPENPDRSGATLLNCLISDELYDVASHLLEKYPVLAFVEDLYRNRGIRLLARKRFGFPGGNRDSFWEQWLYSCE